GTTTGAAAAGCAGTGCGGTTCAAGCCCGTATTTGTGAAGACATTGTGTGTACAGTACGCATGAAAAAGGTACTGTCAGAAACTATACATGTGGAGACATTACTCGTACATGTGAAAAACAAGACAGTCAAAGACTATACGAGTGGAAATCTTTTGCGCGTGAAATCCTGATGCGTGCACGCGTTGACTCCTTGCAAATGTACAAGTGAAAGACAGTATGGTAAAAGACTATAAACAGAGCTTGTGTGTGCAAGTCAGGAACGTTGATACAACACGTGTAGAGTCCTGATGTGTGTACATGTTGAGTCCATACCCTTGTACATATGAAAGACATTTAGATAAAAGACCATACAAAGAGTTTGTGCACGTAGAAATCAGGAACATGGACACCATGGTTGTGGAATCCTGATGTGCATGGATTCTCATGGGGACTACCTTCTGAATAACACAAACAGGAGCAAAGAGTATAAATGTTTCTTACCCTTACGGGACAACTCTCAGTACATACTGTATCTCTTCCCTCCCTCCCCAAAGAGAGTGGGATAGAATAGGAAGGGGAAAAAATGGCAAAGCCTTTTCATCACAACTGGCAGTGTATTCTTGATACAGCAGTGTCTACCCCACGGGAAGAGAAATGGTATGCAACTCCCATCGATCGATCTTCTTGGTTTCTTCAATGACATTTAAACGTTCTTTTCCTAGaggtaccattatcattattattacaagctaagctataaccctagttagaaaaggaagatggtataagcccaaggactccaacagggaaaaatagcacagtgaggaaaggaaacaaggaaataaactacaaaagaagtaataaacaatcctatttgaagaacagtaacattaaattagatctttcatatataaactataaaaaataaaaaaataaacaagatagaacatcgtacatgagtgtaccctcaagcaagaaaactctaatccaagacagtggaaggctatggtacagagacaATGGTACTATCCACGagtagacaacaatggtttgattttggagtgcctttctcctagaagagctgcttaccatagttaaaaagtctctacccttactaagaggaaagtagacactgaacaattacattgccgtagttaacccttgggcgaagatttgtttggtattctcagtgttgtcgggtgcataaggacagagaagaatatagaaagaataggacagactattcagtcagtgtgtaggcaaagacaaaatgagacgtaaccagagagagggctccaatgtagtactgtcaggccagttaaaggacctaataactttctaacggtagtatctgacaaatatgaggcagaggaggaggaggaacttgAAGTTCGCCTTCTAGGGAGTTGTCCAGACTAATGATGATGCTCCAATGTGGAAAAAGGTCAGAGAAACTCTATGAAGAGATCATACAATCAGGTGATGCATCCGTAGCACCTTTTCAAGAATGGAAAGGGCAGCAACCCCCTCCCTCACACTCGGCGGCAGAAGAAACTCATTTGACGAAACAAAACAAGGTCCAAGGAAACCCAACTTCTTCAGGATTATGTTAACATCATCATGCCATTCACAAAGGAATAAACAGCAAATAGAAATACTGTCTAAGAGGTAAAAGAATGTGGTTATCTAACTGTTGACAGATACACTTGTCGGGATACAACTGCAGAATCTAATTACAATACTTAATATCCTTCGGATAGAATGATCTGCCATCCaatttatctaaaaaataataaaagattcaaacagCCAGTTGGGAGCACcggaagtacagtagggtcccgaattacacgtgttctaattacacgattcctcaattacgcgatcgatagtttttaaaaattaattttcctctatctgcgaggagcattctaaatccagtcaagcaccgcgaagcgtaggaaatctattgttttcttaattgtattgggggggggggtgatggttccccgatgtctgagaagggggggggggaatgtgagagaaagatttctgttcaaacatttgaagactagttttggatgaaaaatgttaaggtttgcccatctgttgtgtgaacttgtcgctaggcctagcctaactgtccaacacctatatgtataatattccatatttatactaattaatttctatacttacgttgtgattatggtgaaaaatccttattcattaaactttaaattaaaaaccatcaaaataaagactattttatatcatgctactgccaaacatgtcaccacaaccaaacccattactttgtttggtacgttccatcgccgatcataacgaactcgctaaccaattttaacatctgtctataggttaacttttgcggcaaaagatatcttaccaggtactatgtaataataatgttataattaatgttgtttttatttatccttagaaaatcaaaatatatgaaatatgagcaattttgtttcgtgttgttttttttttttcctaaaaaaacgccttcttaaaaggaaaacgtttttttttacgtttcatcgtcgatcataaacgcatttactcctgaaagtgatattgaagagcttttactaaagatgttattataaataaagattataaataggtggtaaaatatctataattaaagtgtagcagcatcaagaaatgttggggttcgccctttacataagaatgtactgtacattggattagacagaacgtagaaaaaatcaattagggaaaaatcggtattcgatatcctcttcatcagcatcgtcaatcgggctttttatttttttttattctcagtcgttaactagttatcgcactgccaagatctgcacacattccgataattcacatttgaaggttttctgggagaggatggatagagaaaataccgaactatataaaatgtttttttaacctgttaagcgtcacccacgtgataaaccgttcaccacgatctactcggtaccgccttcaactgtatattccgttcatgactttaattgccttttacaagccgtcagtctcgtgatgttactttactcgtatagtaagtataggatcaccacttggcaacactctcagcatatggggactgtgaatagaaacttatatgatgtctggcaactatttttctgaaggtagcttgatgttacaaaactgtggtttcctatcagtgcgctcgggcgttcatgcataagtggttgtttgttgttccttttgtaatgaaaggtctaaagaggaaggttatttctttagatgaaataaatgatattcttgttgtggaatttgataatgataacctgtttgataatgagagcactagttctgaatcctccagtgatgagtatattgaagaaacaaagttttctttcgatgccgaaagcaaaaatgacttctcattaccgaatgactggacaacgaaatttcacaaaactataaagggaaaggaaacgccgagagagagagagagagagagagagagagagagagagagagagagagagagagagagagagagagagagagagagagagagagagagagagagaataaagtggataaataatgtacaaatgtatgacgaacatatttgaaaactatacaggaaacgatatgaagagagagagagagagagagagagagagagagagagagagagagagagagagagagagagagagacctatccctttccttttgttgcttatccaggcgtaagatttacgattgaagataaaaagaacccattagaatattcagtattatgtagccatttgaaattaaataatagtagtattaattgttttttttactcaaccatttaattaatatccctacttttaactataattacgaattataagcataaagaaattatattaactttgaaaaattatcattagtgaaatgaccgctcagggcaaaaaaagcgtgattatcgtacagcagcctagtgcacacttgcgcctactggccgtgtttacgtgtgggagtgtcatcatggatatacagtactatactgtaatttttaactattgctagatacgtactgtatcaaaccttgaaaacccttttttgttttttgtatctataggaaataattctacatcattcggaaaatactgaaaacagtaagctatgcatagtacagtagtaaatactacagtcatagaaaattatcaaaactttaacaactttttattgttttatttatccataaaagaaattttgtacagtattttataaaaaaaaatctataagaaggatttcttacagtattgttaagataaaagctacagtatatatatatatatatatatatatatatatatatatatatatatatatatatatatatatatatatatatatatatatatatatatatatttatatatatatatatgttttatatatatatataatatatatgttttatatatatatatataatatatacatacatacatacacacatacatacacacacacagtgtatatacagtatatatatagctagaaagctagaaatggagtgagaaaaaaaattgacgggtaggttgctgtttgccgccatgatgtgtttcgaaatatacgaatttccaattacacgaggcctttcatcgaccaaattctcgcataattcgggaccctactgtatgtctGTACCATCCGGCAGTTTAAaacaaagtggctactcagtgtgctggcaaaaggggggggggggggggggggggggggaggaagcttCCCAGTCACCCACCAGTAATTACCAACACCTCTTTATTAATTATAAGAGCCGATTTCCGCTATGGTGATAACACACTCTTATTAAGGGACGAAAGTttatattcatgtaagaacaaacagATGATCTTAAGGTGATATACGGAAAACATGTTCAGTATAATGCCCAATGGAAGAATTAAGGAATGGCTGCTTCTAATGACTGAGATATAAATTACCCCACTTTGAACTATACCTTTCTGATGTTCATTAATAGTCGCTACTTAAATCTAGCAAGGTCCAGTACATATCATAAAGGCACTTATAATATAAGATGGTGTGAGTTTGTGTATGAGCAATGACAATTTTCTGTAATCTgtacatacatgtatttacattATCTTTTACattcaagagaaaaaataattgAGAATTTAAAGGATGTAAAATTGCTTTAAACTAATAATACTGTCCACATGGTTACTTTACAGGTTCTTTAACATCTAACGATATGGACCATTTTAATATCAATTCATCACTGGACCCAATACTTAACGCCAGATTCCAATGTTTTTGACTCTTGGTTTTGTCTTGCTATATGAGGATTATATTGTGAATTGTATTTCTGTTGGTATGTAGTAGTATTTGAAACTTGTGTTTCAACTGCTTCTGGCTTCTGACCAGCAAGAAGCTTTTCAGCACGCCGCCTTTCCTCAGCTTCCCTTTTCAATCTTTCAGCTCTGAGAACTTctagttttttctctttttctcgctGCTTCTCTTCCCAATTACTGTCACTGGATGACTCACTAGAGCTCTCACTACTATCACTATAACTTCTACTTCTGACCTTTCCCCTTTGCTTTTTATAACTTCCATAATCACTGCTATCACTATTACAGTCACGTTTACGCTTTCTGCTGTATTCGTCTcggcttcttttccttttcttacatttctTATGACCAGATTTCTCTTCACTGtcactttctttatttcctttctctttccTGCTGGTGcttattctatatttccttttacTATATTTTGGGTTCCCTCCATGTTTCTCCTTTTGTTTTTCATCACTcttgtatttcctttttttatgtctGTGTTCTTTTTTTCTATGCTTCTTGTGTTTTTTATCAGTTTTTACCTTATTAAAAATACACTTTGCTTCTTTTCCTTCCTTAATTATACTACCATTAACTGGAACAACTGTTTCACAATTTTGTTTGTCTACAACTTTTGCACTATTTACGCAAGCTGTTTTTTTCACAGGTTTTAATCCTGTGTACTTGATAATATCATTGATAGGATCTAGCCTCAACTTACTCTTCAATCCCACTTCTTCACTCCTTGATTCACCATCACTGTCGCTTATTCTTCCGATACTATGCAATTCATACCACGCTTTTCCCCCTTTTGCCTCGAGAGAATCCTGCCCTAAGTAAGTTAGGTATCCGATACTCTTCTCATATTTCTCCTGTTCCGCTTTCTTTTCTGCTTCATGTTCTTTGTTGGTGCCACTAATTTGTTTCCCGTCCTCTACATCTTTGAAAAAGTTAATGTTACCTTCAGCTGTAAATATGTTGGCACTATCTGATGACTCAGGCTGCTTGCTGTTATCTGGATGTTCCTGAACGATCTGTTCACATTCCGTTCCATCTGCTGAACGAGCCTTTGCTCTTAGATATGCTGTTCTGGCTTCTTGTTCCtacaaaaacacaaaatattacagGTAATTATGATGATTAACATCTTCCAGTATTGAAATAATTCTTCCATAGggttcaaaatttatcatacacatggGGGAGCTGACAGATCATGCCTATGCTAGTCtgcaaagaatctcttctatctaaaataacaaatttggaagtcatttgtatttttcctaacgatacaaaccataCGCTATTCATAGGGATATTaattttggcgaagctggaagacgagccataagacttttagcgagggttaaccacctacccgctagttagtggggggggggggggggtagtatagTCTGCTACCCCACTCATACACACAtctgggctgagtaaccacttttgcttgcaGTTACGACTTCTAGGGGGATAGGTGCTGGCAGGCCAATCTGTACAAATATCTACATGTTTGTAtcatcaggaaaaatacaaattacttccaaatttgtcatttgttccaaaacTAATACAAACCATAAGGAGATGAATtaccccttaggagggtggaagtctgcACCAACTGGCTTCTTGGCATTGACCGTAGGCTTCTCCATATGTGCTCCACACATATTTagtggaaaccctacacctcgctaaacacCGTGCTACGCACGGCCAgcgacctacgcaagctgtgtgcttgtgatactacCAATGTGACGGTCTACTGTAGGTAAAAGTTCTCAGAGTTGTAGAAATCTTCCAAGGGTACCATAGGCATTACTCAATCGCCCCTCGTTACTGGTgtggggatgcaacaagtattattCCAATAATAGTTTACATAATGAAAAGTTTTACCTGCAGATAGTTGAGGCCAGCTTTGCATAGGACCCTGGGTGCTCATTCCCCAAGAAAGGGGAATACGAAAGAAAGGGCCGGTCATTCTTACGCATTTATCCCCGACTAATTCCGGGTAACctttgccctcaaccatctgctacttgtctgtCAAGGAGCTTAAGTTGTTAAAACCACTTCTGCATCCACCACAAGATCAATGGAGagcgtctccatgttcctgtgggtcacgtcttgcaggtagtaggtgGTGAAGGTCATCTGACACCTCTACACCCCTGGTTGggatacctgcgtcacagagtagtttatTTTCAACTCTAGGGATGTTGCTGCCATGCCCCCtaatgtcatgagctctgggtcgtcatgttggaggagggtcaggattcattGCCAGGTCAATAACCCTGCAAATCCAAGAAGAGATGGTGTTCttcatgaccctcctcttgaccttcacTGTGCTGAAGAAGAGTGCGGAAACTTGAGGGCGAGCTACTAATGTTCTTTTGAGGTAACACCTCAAACCCCTTACTGGGAATAGTAACAGTTGATTTGGATCATCGCTTACAATCAGAAGAGTCCCAATCcagaagggcccaaatctaggattcACTACTCCGGGATTTTGAGTGttagctataaacccaaggacgaAGTTGAAAATTACttttccccatccccttgaatgggcgatgtcattgGAAAGATCATGCAGTTCACTAACGCTTTTGGCCAAAGCCaaggcaagtaggaacaccgtctttaaagttaggtggcgatctgttgcctggtgtaatggttcgtagggaggaccTTTCAGAGACCGAAGGACGCAAACCAGGCTCCATGGAGAAGGTCTTAAcatccgactgggggcaggtaagctcgtagcttcgtatgaagAAGTTCCAAAGATGAAGAAATATCGCCTCCTTTCACtttaaaggcaaggctcaaggctgagggGTAGCCTTTCACTACCAAAACCTAGAGGAGCATTTCTTCCTGAATGTGCTAttattggaatagtggcattgaaggGCAAGAcacccctttcacgacaccaaccacagaagacagtccacttagcctggtagactaaaGCTGAAGATCGCCGGAGGTGCCAAGGTGCCTTCTCACAACTTGTCGCGAAAATTTTCTCTGAgtgaggtgctggatagtctccaggcgggaAGTCATAACAAAGCTACGGCTTTATGGAGGATGTTCGTGTGTGGCTGActgagtagatcgtgttgtggaaggagttc
The DNA window shown above is from Palaemon carinicauda isolate YSFRI2023 chromosome 37, ASM3689809v2, whole genome shotgun sequence and carries:
- the LOC137629588 gene encoding leukocyte receptor cluster member 1 produces the protein MNILPKKRWHVRTKDNIARVRRDEAAAAEEEKERIRKLKLAEQEARTAYLRAKARSADGTECEQIVQEHPDNSKQPESSDSANIFTAEGNINFFKDVEDGKQISGTNKEHEAEKKAEQEKYEKSIGYLTYLGQDSLEAKGGKAWYELHSIGRISDSDGESRSEEVGLKSKLRLDPINDIIKYTGLKPVKKTACVNSAKVVDKQNCETVVPVNGSIIKEGKEAKCIFNKVKTDKKHKKHRKKEHRHKKRKYKSDEKQKEKHGGNPKYSKRKYRISTSRKEKGNKESDSEEKSGHKKCKKRKRSRDEYSRKRKRDCNSDSSDYGSYKKQRGKVRSRSYSDSSESSSESSSDSNWEEKQREKEKKLEVLRAERLKREAEERRRAEKLLAGQKPEAVETQVSNTTTYQQKYNSQYNPHIARQNQESKTLESGVKYWVQ